A window of Tripterygium wilfordii isolate XIE 37 chromosome 7, ASM1340144v1, whole genome shotgun sequence contains these coding sequences:
- the LOC120001387 gene encoding phosphate transporter PHO1 homolog 1-like, with protein MVKFSKQFEGQLVPEWKEAFVDYWQLKKDLKKIHLLNTHNTKPTSNHKPNSLSNTVFTSVKKFLFGIQQREHGTIQVHRKLASSASKGDMYETELLEQFADSDATKEFFACLDLQLNKVNQFYKTKEKEFLDRGECLKKQMEILIELKPALNRQHDKGAASTLDEDDPSVSCTISCVEDSVNSVKDRTEQEKQVQESNSDDSEKDIDEPFPNTPRSDDLGKSIRMKTEDGKLRTLSGRVFSCQGKNIKLNIPLTTPSRTFSAISYLVWEDLVNQSSRKCGPEGSKLHINKAKLHHAEKMIKRAFIELYKGLGYLKTYRHLNMLAFIKILKKFDKVTGKQVLPIYLKVVESSYFNSSDKVIHLADEVEELFIKHFAEEDRKKAMKYLKPHQHKESHAATFFIGLFTGCFFALLAGYAIMAHVTGMYRRQPANTVYMETVYPVLSMFSLLFLHFFLYGCNIFMWRKTRINYSFIFELSPTKELGYRDVFLICTTSMTAVVGVMFIHLSLLTKGYSYSQVQAIPGLMLMAVLLVLVCPFNIFYKSSRYRFISVIRNIILSPLYKVVMLDFFMADQLCSQVPMLRNLEYVACYYITGSYKTQDYGYCMRAKHYRDLAYAVSFLPYYWRAMQCARRWFDEGQTSHLVNLGKYVSAMLAAGAKVAYERERGAGYLCLVVAVSSAATVYQLYWDFVKDWGLLQMNSKNPWLRNELMLQRKIIYYFSMGLNLVLRLAWLQTVLHSNFEHVDYRVTGLFLAALEVIRRGQWNFYRLENEHLNNAGKFRAVKTVPLPFNEVDEED; from the exons ATGGTGAAGTTCTCTAAGCAGTTTGAGGGTCAGCTTGTGCCTGAATGGAAAGAAGCCTTTGTTGATTATTGGCAACTCAAGAAAGACCTCAAGAAAATCCACCTACTCAACACTCACAACACTAAACCCACCAGTAATCACAAACCCAATTCTCTGTCCAACACTGTCTTCACCTCTGTAAAGAAATTCTTGTTTGGAATTCAACAGAGAGAGCATGGTACAATTCAG GTGCACAGGAAACTTGCATCTTCTGCTAGTAAGGGAGACATGTATGAGACGGAACTACTTGAACAATTCGCGGATAGTGATGCGACTAAAGAGTTCTTCGCTTGCTTGGATTTACAACTTAACAAGGTTAATCAATTCTACAAAACAAAGGAGAAGGAGTTCTTGGATAGAGGGGAGTGTTTGAAGAAGCAAATGGAGATTCTCATTGAGCTGAAACCCGCGCTTAACCGACAGCATGATAAAGGAGCTGCTTCTACTCTTGATGAGGATGATCCTTCTGTGTCATGCACCATTTCTTGTG TGGAGGACTCTGTTAACTCTGTTAAGGACAGAACAGAACAAGAGAAGCAGGTGCAAGAAAGCAACTCAGATGACTCGGAGAAAGATATTGATGAGCCATTTCCAAATACCCCAAGATCAGATGACCTGGGAAAATCAATAAGAATGAAAACAGAAGATGGAAAGCTGAGGACGCTTTCGGGTCGTGTTTTCAGTTGCCAAgggaagaacattaagttaAACATTCCTCTAACAACGCCATCTCGAACATTCTCCGCAATTAGTTACTTGGTGTGGGAAGATCTAGTCAATCAGTCCTCGAGAAAGTGTGGCCCCGAAGGAAGCAAGTTGCACATCAACAAAGCCAAGTTGCATCATGCAGAGAAGATGATTAAAAGGGCATTTATTGAGCTCTACAAAGGATTAGGCTATCTTAAAACTTACAG GCACCTGAACATGCTTGCTTTCATAAAGATTTTGAAGAAATTCGACAAA GTAACAGGAAAACAAGTGCTACCCATTTATCTAAAAGTAGTTGAAAGTTCATATTTCAACAGCTCAGACAAG GTAATACATTTAGCAGATGAAGTTGAGGAGCTATTTATCAAGCACTTTGCAGAAGAAGATCGAAAAAAGGCCATGAAATATCTTAAACCTCATCAACATAAAGAATCTCATGCCGCGACTTTCTTCATTG GGCTGTTTACCGGGTGCTTCTTTGCACTACTGGCTGGTTATGCCATTATGGCTCATGTTACTGGAATGTACAGACGTCAGCCGGCCAATACAGTATACATGGAGACTGTGTACCCAGTACTTAG CATGTTTAGCCTATTGTTTCTACACTTCTTCTTGTATGGTTGCAACATTTTCATGTGGAGGAAGACTCGTATAAATTATAGCTTCATCTTTGAACTCTCCCCGACCAAGGAACTTGGGTACAGAGATGTTTTCTTGATTTGTACCACATCAATGACTGCTGTAGTGGGAGTTATGTTTATTCATTTGTCTCTTCTGACAAAAGGGTATTCATATTCGCAAGTTCAAGCCATTCCTGGACTTATGCTAATG GCCGTCCTATTAGTCCTTGTGTGCCCCTTCAATATTTTCTATAAATCAAGCCGTTACCGCTTCATTTCCGTGATAAGGAATATCATCTTATCACCTCTCTACAAG GTTGTCATGCTAGATTTCTTTATGGCTGATCAGCTATGCAGTCAG GTACCAATGCTCAGAAACCTTGAGTATGTGGCATGCTATTACATAACTGGAAGCTACAAAACCCAGGACTATGGTTATTGCATGAGGGCCAAGCACTACCGTGATCTTGCCTATGCAGTGTCGTTCCTACCGTACTACTGGAGAGCAATGCAG TGTGCTCGACGATGGTTTGATGAAGGACAGACAAGCCATCTGGTCAATCTAGGCAAGTATGTATCAGCAATGTTAGCAGCAGGAGCAAAAGTAGCCTATGAGAGGGAAAGAGGAGCTGGATATCTCTGTCTAGTTGTGGCCGTGTCAAGTGCCGCAACAGTGTACCAATTATATTGGGACTTTGTAAAGGATTGGGGTTTGCTTCAAATGAATTCCAAGAATCCGTGGCTAAGGAACGAGTTAATGCTTCAACGAAAGATCATTTACTATTTCTCCATG GGATTGAACCTTGTTCTCAGACTGGCTTGGCTTCAAACTGTTCTCCATTCAAATTTTGAACATGTTGATTACAGAGTAACTGGGTTGTTCTTAGCTGCCCTTGAAGTCATTAGGAGAGGGCAGTGGAACTTTTACAG GTTGGAGAATGAGCATCTAAATAACGCAGGCAAGTTTAGAGCAGTGAAGACAGTGCCACTTCCTTTTAATGAAGTGGATGAGGAAGACTGA
- the LOC120001388 gene encoding lysine-rich arabinogalactan protein 19 has protein sequence MASMLWVVFFAACMSFPPEIINAQAPAASPSTLPAATPPPSTATPPPSTATPPPSTATPPPSTAPTVATPAASTPISSPSPKVAPATAPVVPPPQIPPPSPPVAAPSQPPALPPPAAAPSPASPPPQVPPAPAQAPPVPAPSPAKEVPAPAPITLPPISVPSPAPAPTKHKKKRRHKHKRHHAPAPAPTVKSPPAPPALTDTEETTPAPSPTLNLNRGSALYHQGGSGNWVKIGLTISILLAFTGYRF, from the exons ATGGCTTCAATGCTTTGGGTGGTCTTTTTTGCTGCTTGCATGAGCTTCCCACCAGAAATTATCAATGCACAAGCACCAGCTGCCTCACCTTCTACTTTGCCTGCAGCCACGCCTCCACCTTCCACAGCCACGCCTCCTCCTTCAACCGCCACGCCTCCACCTTCCACGGCCACACCTCCACCTTCAACTGCACCAACTGTAGCAACACCAGCAGCAAGCACTCCTATATCTTCTCCATCTCCCAAGGTTGCACCAGCTACGGCGCCTGTAGTACCACCCCCTCAAATTCCCCCACCAAGTCCTCCAGTTGCAGCACCATCACAACCACCAGCATTGCCGCCACCAGCTGCTGCACCTTCACCTgcttcaccaccaccacagGTACCCCCAGCTCCGGCCCAAGCACCACCAGTACCAGCCCCTTCACCAGCTAAGGAAgtaccagcaccagcaccaatTACACTGCCACCTATATCTGTGCCCTCACCTGCACCTGCTCCTACCAAGCACAAGAAGAAAAGACGACACAAGCACAAGAGGCATCATGCACCAGCTCCAGCACCAACTGTCAAAAGTCCCCCAGCACCACCTGCACTGACAGATACCGAGGAAACCACACCGGCACCATCGCCAACTTTGAATCTG AATCGAGGAAGTGCATTGTATCACCAAGGAGGATCTGGAAATTGGGTGAAGATTGGACTGACTATCTCCATTCTACTGGCTTTTACTGGCTACAGGTTCTAG
- the LOC120002032 gene encoding tRNA(adenine(34)) deaminase, chloroplastic-like, with translation MYNTYTSSTLLSGRRKGSVSFSFNDYSNLLNERFYQIPLSPSPCCCSCSCHCFSSSFDSNRVPLNPSLLYGLRQSTIIQCSPSRRLILGGRGRYHYRVPVYGLDSECYEVSCSLKQRGCNEWIGRRRKKSVGYANSSERQCLGDAEAVISLLSEEFSEEFLGDTKRNRRILKSGEVGKRGDYVVGSYRRKKKDVGLGLSDCNSRQGASKSAAVDLREVGYGSKEKREEKEASARGENLRGRREDSSCSSYYSLSSSGVVESDLEVLDNHEQMVGEFKRHADYVKDHAEVLEKRNSLAASCSEQDWRKKSEKKLTDVSIEGTHSIGQSSKLHGESDQAEASSFHNRINQDESSLSMNFDKRTRNQFGQKDEEIRQKSFSERKCQELDKVSRLKDSGVGTTSQLQQQFSGREGNQRIATESTFETGDNYHNIVSNRADKEMCSNLRMESEYKMMIKEEDTALSQSSVEDIKEKRHPTGGRITGAIDSGRESQRLSVMSEVHESNCGTTSNFQIETGTKNKDESLSLISSSHQESAKLISQVDRKDLERIQFRRGSQDITSMSVQTSDRETDSTTRRNSEKRMIDQGRNSTSVVKTLRETKEKHTQTDETEIQFKSKEENQRATKVSIHLEKASEEASGVESSLNLVSQAGVQQVHVKEGGQQNIRAMLMPPPSQLVARDSQHVDPVGGTAVELSYESDSSALITNSAGSTPAMQHETYGRDAQSENYGKPLNDSTHEVTLSSVRRFDESSTHFVGEFFDKARDAVSTSDVQRENVSLNEEFMHEGQGHMQKRSGQYGSVEFQSKEHDSRYSSASSAGKGPSAAIWDVRDTSVQHPPEVEEAPESDGSAIVRRTGRSLWSIITDVVRLRWHSRVKTPNSDARSGQKNSSNESVSSEAWFSGHEADETSDGIVKGERRRMLRKASHLHRLQLEKSSIQSEDEDPEGMRLKDKVRQPGGKKLSPSTMFKSESPSRGVSSNSEEETSRNEDGQSSQGASIGVRTEEKLQPLPSRSTSKSPIMEKDSGAARTNVPTNVPGGGSMELMVQPISSKLSEVSGSGKKEGELKQRKLQRNTQVPRDKFDDWQEAYRLECEQRKIDEMFMREALIEAQKAADTWEVPVGALLVRDGKIIARGYNLVEELRDSTAHAEMICIREASNLLRSWRLTETTLYVTLEPCPMCAGAILQARINTLVWGAPNKLLGADGSWIRLFPSGGEGNGSETSDKPAAPVHPFHSNMTIRRQVLETECADAMQQFFQLRRRKKENKSEPSSSPSDIPMSNHPSKLLNKMQEIFHIMFCL, from the exons ATGTATAACACATATACTAGCTCAACTTTACTTTCTGGTAGGAGAAAAGGGtctgtttctttttccttcaatGACTATTCAAACTTGTTGAATGAAAGATTTTACCAAATCCCACTATCACCATCACCTTGTTGTTGTTCGTGTTCTTGCCATTGTTTTTCGTCATCATTTGACTCCAATAGGGTGCCCTTAAATCCTTCATTGTTGTATGGTTTAAGGCAATCCACCATTATTCAGTGTTCTCCTTCGAGAAGGCTGATCTTGGGTGGAAGGGGCCGTTATCATTATAGGGTCCCTGTTTATGGCCTTGATAGTGAATGTTATGAGGTTTCTTGCTCTTTGAAGCAAAGGGGTTGTAATGAATGGATTGgcaggagaagaaagaaaagtgtTGGGTATGCAAATTCGAGTGAAAGGCAATGCTTAGGCGACGCAGAGGCTGTGATTAGCTTGTTGAGTGAGGAATTCAGTGAGGAGTTTTTAGGCGATACAAAAAGAAATAGGAGAATTTTAAAGAGTGGGGAAGTGGGCAAGAGAGGGGATTATGTTGTCGGTTCTtataggaggaagaagaaagatgtTGGGTTGGGTTTGTCCGACTGCAATTCAAGGCAGGGAGCTTCTAAATCGGCTGCTGTTGACTTGAGAGAAGTAGGGTATGGAAGTAAGGAAAAGAGGGAAGAAAAGGAAGCCTCAGCTAGAGGAGAGAATCttagaggaaggagagaagATTCTAGTTGTTCATCTTATTATTCTTTGTCATCTTCTGGGGTTGTGGAGAGTGATTTAGAAGTTCTGGATAACCATGAGCAA ATGGTGGGAGAGTTCAAGAGGCATGCTGATTATGTAAAGGATCATGCAGAAGTCTTGGAAAAAAGAAATTCTTTGGCAGCGAGTTGCTCTGAGCAGGATTGGAGAAAGAAGTCTGAGAAGAAGCTGACTGACGTATCAATTGAAGGAACACATTCTATAGGGCAATCCTCTAAATTGCATGGTGAAAGTGATCAAGCTGAGGCTTCCAGCTTTCATAATCGTATTAATCAAGATGAGTCCTCTTTGTCCATGAATTTTGACAAGAGAACAAGAAACCAGTTTGGTCAAAAGGATGAGGAAATTAGACAAAAGTCTTTTTCGGAAAGGAAATGCCAGGAACTTGATAAAGTTTCAAGGCTCAAAGACAGTGGTGTTGGAACAACTTCTCAATTGCAACAACAGTTCAGTGGTAGAGAAGGAAACCAGAGAATTGCTACAGAATCTACTTTTGAAACTGGAGATAATTATCATAATATAGTCAGCAATAGGGCTGATAAAGAGATGTGTTCTAACTTGAGAATGGAGTCTGAATATAAAATGATGATCAAAGAAGAAGATACAGCCTTGTCCCAAAGTTCGGTTGAGGATATAAAAGAGAAACGACACCCAACGGGTGGGAGAATCACTGGAGCAATTGATTCTGGAAGAGAATCTCAAAGGCTTTCTGTAATGTCAGAAGTTCACGAGAGTAATTGTGGAACAACATCCAACTTTCAAATTGAAACTGGAACAAAAAACAAAGATGAGAGTTTGAGCCTGATATCTAGTTCCCATCAAGAATCTGCAAAGCTTATCTCCCAAGTAGATCGAAAAGATCTTGAGAGAATTCAGTTTAGAAGAGGGTCTCAAGATATAACCAGTATGTCAGTTCAAACCAGTGATAGAGAAACAGACAGTACTACTCGACGAAATTCTGAAAAGAGAATGATTGATCAAGGAAGAAATTCGACTTCGGTTGTGAAAACTTTGagggaaacaaaagaaaagcataCTCAAACTGATGAAACAGAGATTCAATTTAAATCAAAAGAGGAGAATCAAAGAGCTACTAAAGTATCAATTCATCTTGAAAAAGCCTCAGAAGAGGCCTCTGGTGTCGAATCATCTCTAAATTTGGTTTCACAAGCTGGTGTGCAACAGGTTCATGTAAAGGAGGGTGGTCAGCAAAACATAAGGGCAATGTTGATGCCTCCACCATCTCAGTTGGTGGCTAGAGATTCACAACATGTTGATCCAGTTGGTGGGACTGCAGTAGAGCTTTCCTATGAAAGTGACTCCAGTGCCTTAATCACTAATTCAGCAGGGAGCACTCCAGCTATGCAACATGAAACATATGGCAGAGATGCTCAGAGTGAGAATTATGGGAAGCCTTTAAACGACAGTACCCATGAAGTTACTCTGAGTTCAGTTCGCCGTTTTGATGAATCATCAACGCATTTTGTTGGAGAGTTTTTTGACAAGGCAAGGGATGCAGTCTCAACCTCTGATGTCCAAAGAGAGAATGTATCCTTGAACGAAGAATTTATGCATGAAGGTCAAGGCCATATGCAAAAGAGGTCGGGTCAATATGGTTCTGTAGAATTTCAGTCGAAGGAACACGACTCAAGGTACTCATCTGCAAGTTCTGCGGGAAAGGGCCCTTCTGCTGCTATATGGGATGTAAGAGATACATCTGTTCAGCATCCTCCAGAGGTAGAAGAAGCACCAGAGTCTGATGGGAGTGCCATTGTCAGAAGAACGGGCAGGTCTTTATGGAGCATTATTACAGATGTTGTTCGACTGCGGTGGCATTCACGTGTCAAAACACCTAATTCAGATGCAAGATCAGGTCAAAAGAACTCGTCAAATGAGTCTGTCAGCAGTGAGGCATGGTTCTCTGGCCATGAAGCTGATGAAACCAGCGATGGAATTGTAAAGggggaaagaagaagaatgctGCGCAAAGCCTCTCATCTTCATCGGCTACAACTGGAGAAAAGTTCAATTCAAAGTGAAGATGAAGATCCCGAAGGGATGAGATTAAAGGATAAAGTAAGACAGCCTGGAGGAAAAAAATTGTCTCCATCTACTATGTTTAAAAGTGAATCGCCATCCAGAGGTGTTTCCTCGAATTCTGAGGAGGAAACTAGTAGAAATGAAGATGGACAGAGTTCTCAAGGTGCCTCTATTGGTGTAAGAACAGAGGAAAAATTGCAACCATTGCCTTCTAGAAGCACTAGTAAATCACCTATCATGGAAAAAGATTCCGGCGCTGCTAGAACGAATGTACCTACGAATGTACCTGGCGGTGGCTCAATGGAGCTGATGGTGCAACCcattagttcaaaattaagtGAAGTGTCAGGGTCTGGGAAGAAGGAGGGGGAACTAAAACAAAGGAAGCTTCAGCGTAATACACAAGTTCCACGTGATAAATTTGATGATTGGCAAGAAGCATATAGACTAGAATGTGAGCAGCGaaaaattgatgaaatgtttATGAGGGAAGCACTAATAGAAGCTCAGAAGGCTGCCGATACTTGGGAGGTGCCTGTTGGGGCACTTTTAGTGCGAGACGGAAAGATTATTGCTCGTGGATACAACCT agTGGAGGAGCTACGGGACTCCACAGCTCATGCTGAAATGATCTGTATACGGGAGGCTTCCAACCTGCTCAGGTCATGGAGGCTCACg GAGACAACATTATATGTAACCCTTGAACCATGTCCCATGTGTGCTGGGGCAATACTTCAAGCAAGAATCAACACTCTCGTATGGGGAGCTCCCAACAAACTTCTTGGAGCTGATGGCAGCTGGATCAG ACTTTTTCCTAGTGGAGGAGAAGGAAATGGTTCTGAAACGTCAGATAAGCCAGCTGCTCCAGTTCATCCGTTTCACTCAAATATGACAATCCGGCGACAGGTTTTGGAGACGGAGTGTGCAGATGCTATGCAGCAATTCTTCCAGCTTAGGAGACGGAAGAAGGAGAATAAATCAGAACCATCTTCCTCGCCTTCAGATATTCCCATGTCAAACCATCCATCAAAACTTCTCAATAAAATGCAAGAGATCTTCCACATTATGTTCTGTTTGTGA